One window from the genome of Salisaeta longa DSM 21114 encodes:
- a CDS encoding Glu/Leu/Phe/Val family dehydrogenase — protein sequence MPFKQDVYNRSVYREPAPIDHAADPFQAMMERFDVAAEILELNPGFYEYLCRPAHVHTVSIPVVMDTGHIRVFEGYRVIHNNVLGPSKGGIRYAPDVSVSEVKALAAWMTWKCAVVDVPFGGAKGGVICNPRDMSPGELERLTRRYTANLLDVFGPDRDIPAPDMNTNDQIMAWILDTYSMHARRTENAVVTGKPVGLGGSRGRTEATGRGVMTVTLAALDRVGLDAADCTVAVQGFGNVGSIAAKLLAEQGCSIVAVSDVTGGYYNADGLDIPAMIEYVKTHDGTLDGYEAAEPLTNEELLTLDVDVLVPAAKEDQVTEEIARDVQAKIIAEGANGPTTPAADTVLNEKGVIVIPDILANAGGVTVSYFEWVQDRQGYFWTLDRVNERLDRIMTRAFDGVFETAETHDVSLRIGAYVMSIRKVAEALRIRGIYA from the coding sequence ATGCCCTTCAAACAAGACGTGTACAACCGCTCCGTGTATCGCGAACCGGCCCCCATCGACCACGCGGCCGATCCCTTTCAGGCCATGATGGAGCGGTTCGACGTCGCCGCAGAAATCCTGGAGCTCAACCCGGGCTTCTACGAGTACCTGTGCCGTCCGGCCCATGTACACACCGTTTCGATTCCGGTGGTGATGGACACCGGCCACATCCGGGTGTTTGAAGGCTACCGCGTGATCCACAACAACGTGCTGGGGCCCAGCAAGGGCGGCATTCGCTACGCGCCCGACGTGAGCGTGAGCGAGGTGAAAGCCCTGGCCGCCTGGATGACCTGGAAGTGCGCCGTGGTGGATGTGCCCTTTGGCGGCGCCAAGGGCGGCGTGATTTGCAACCCGCGCGACATGAGTCCCGGTGAGCTGGAACGCCTGACGCGCCGCTACACGGCCAACCTGCTGGACGTGTTTGGCCCCGACCGCGACATCCCGGCGCCCGACATGAACACCAACGACCAGATCATGGCGTGGATACTGGACACGTATTCGATGCACGCACGCCGCACCGAGAACGCCGTGGTGACAGGCAAGCCGGTGGGGCTGGGCGGATCGCGGGGGCGCACCGAGGCCACCGGCCGTGGCGTGATGACCGTAACGCTGGCCGCGCTGGACCGCGTGGGCCTCGATGCTGCCGATTGCACCGTGGCCGTGCAGGGCTTTGGCAACGTAGGCTCCATCGCAGCCAAGCTGCTCGCCGAACAGGGCTGCTCCATCGTCGCCGTGAGCGACGTCACCGGCGGCTACTACAACGCCGACGGCCTCGACATCCCGGCCATGATCGAGTACGTGAAGACCCACGACGGCACGCTGGACGGCTACGAAGCCGCCGAGCCCCTGACCAACGAGGAGCTCCTGACGCTCGACGTGGACGTTCTTGTGCCCGCTGCGAAGGAAGATCAGGTTACCGAGGAGATCGCGCGCGACGTGCAGGCGAAAATTATCGCCGAAGGCGCGAACGGCCCCACCACCCCGGCGGCCGACACCGTCCTCAACGAGAAGGGCGTCATCGTCATCCCCGATATTCTCGCAAACGCCGGCGGCGTCACCGTGTCGTACTTCGAGTGGGTGCAGGACCGCCAGGGCTATTTCTGGACGCTCGACCGCGTCAACGAGCGCCTGGACCGCATCATGACGCGGGCGTTTGACGGCGTGTTTGAGACCGCCGAAACGCACGATGTGTCGCTCCGCATTGGCGCCTACGTCATGTCTATCCGGAAGGTCGCCGAAGCGCTGCGCATCCGCGGCATCTACGCCTAA
- a CDS encoding TonB-dependent receptor, which yields MRHQATTLCMVLALMLGTASWAHAQGVTTATIRGQVVDESGEPLPGANVVALHVPTGSQYGTATSANGRFVLPSVRVGGPYIIEASFVGYQSQRLEGIQLDLGESRRFTLRLKEQTAQLAEVQITADEGGVFNKERTGISTNISGDEIDNAASLDRSLADFVRLTPQSTTINTGDDGTAFSLAGQNNRYNTIFIDGAVSNDVFGLAETGVDGGQTGASPISIDAIKQFEIDISPFDVTQSFFGGGAINAITRSGSNQFKGSFAYERREESFVENLPDGPFPTFTNNRYVGWASGPIIEDKLFFFVNADILRSSTPAPFTAEFANDNDAVGTYRGSVINSAAEVNNFLGFLDQTLGFSPGGFRTKDSVLDSNKLLGKLDWNVNQNHRITLRYSYTQSDNVEVDGSDSGELVFNSRNEVFPNTTQIGALEWNGTFGTRVSNKLILSYKKVEDDRDTNLSQPFPTISITDGAGAIEIGGEPFSTVNFLSQDVATLTNNTNIFLGDHTLTFGTHNEWYDLNNQFIPFNYGWYFFDSVDQFRQSACAAANNPGSISGCAPYDADPNAAGYQRPQPANSFLLRAFSLVDDNPNTPGFEETVGDATSFAGQFNALLSGVYAQDEWQVNDRLRLTYGLRVDFPFILDDPPYANPEDPLVPNNSLLNPRNTTLPTIANYYDLQGAQAGEAPNATPHWAPRFGFNWDVYGDQRTQVRGGIGVFTSRQPFVWYGGMFLNNGVLSGQVSNFGQNPLDTDLSDGGLTVEDPCCGGRAPSEIIPSGRLELFEDEYKLPRFLRYSLGLDQQLPGGWVGTFEGQYTNTLSNVLVTNVNLLPANARLNGPDNRPVWVPEMYNNGDVGPFSEGVRIDNRYTAVHRVGNTDRGYSYNLTAQLRNTYEDVFGTDNAMRVNASYTYGDSYVINEGTSSQINSLWDGMENVNGANNLELSRSDFSVGHRILVRTDYRQAFGENLAATIGLTYVGQSGRPLSYIIDNSEDMVRSSIDESVSLFYVPRTASAFNFQPTTINGVTITPQQQAAALDQFIQANDYLNRHRGEYTDRNADRTPFEGVVDLNFKLEVAGDLVGRTQSLEITADIFNFSSMLGDIFGTDWGERFQTPSSFSPVQFEGFVDPPGDGNGTMDLTPVYTAEVVQVADTNGDGTPDAFNGAISQDALFDKLRTGSTYSSQWQMRLGVRYTF from the coding sequence ATGAGACACCAAGCTACCACGCTGTGCATGGTGCTCGCCTTGATGCTGGGAACAGCATCGTGGGCGCATGCGCAGGGCGTAACCACCGCGACCATTCGCGGGCAGGTGGTCGATGAGTCCGGTGAACCCTTGCCGGGCGCCAACGTCGTCGCCTTACACGTACCCACCGGATCGCAATATGGCACCGCCACCAGCGCCAACGGGCGGTTCGTGCTGCCCAGCGTGCGCGTCGGTGGGCCCTACATTATTGAAGCATCGTTTGTGGGCTATCAGTCCCAGCGACTAGAGGGCATTCAGCTCGACCTGGGCGAATCGCGCCGCTTCACTCTTCGCCTAAAAGAGCAGACTGCACAGCTTGCTGAGGTGCAGATTACCGCGGACGAGGGCGGTGTATTCAACAAGGAGCGCACGGGTATTTCCACCAATATCTCGGGTGATGAAATCGACAACGCTGCCTCGCTAGACCGCAGCCTGGCGGATTTCGTGCGCCTCACGCCGCAGTCTACCACCATCAACACGGGCGACGATGGCACGGCCTTTTCGCTGGCGGGCCAGAACAACCGCTACAACACCATTTTCATCGACGGCGCGGTGAGCAACGATGTGTTTGGTCTGGCCGAGACGGGCGTTGACGGCGGGCAGACCGGCGCGTCGCCCATCAGCATCGACGCCATCAAGCAGTTCGAGATCGACATCTCGCCGTTCGACGTCACGCAGAGCTTCTTCGGCGGCGGCGCCATCAACGCGATTACGCGCAGCGGCTCGAATCAGTTTAAGGGCTCGTTTGCGTATGAGCGCCGGGAGGAGAGCTTCGTGGAAAACCTGCCGGATGGCCCGTTCCCTACGTTTACCAACAATCGCTACGTGGGCTGGGCCAGTGGGCCGATCATCGAAGACAAGCTGTTTTTCTTCGTCAACGCCGACATCCTGCGGAGTAGCACGCCGGCCCCATTCACGGCCGAATTTGCCAACGACAACGACGCCGTCGGCACCTACCGGGGAAGCGTCATCAACTCAGCGGCCGAGGTAAACAACTTCCTCGGGTTCCTCGATCAGACGCTGGGCTTCTCGCCGGGCGGCTTTCGCACCAAAGACAGCGTGCTCGACAGCAACAAGCTGCTGGGCAAGCTGGATTGGAACGTAAACCAAAACCACCGGATCACGCTGCGTTACAGCTACACGCAGTCGGACAACGTGGAGGTGGACGGAAGCGACTCCGGCGAGCTCGTCTTTAACAGCCGCAACGAGGTCTTCCCCAACACCACCCAAATTGGCGCGCTGGAGTGGAACGGCACGTTTGGCACCCGGGTGTCCAACAAGCTGATCCTGTCGTACAAAAAGGTCGAGGACGATCGCGACACGAACCTCTCGCAGCCTTTCCCTACCATCAGCATCACGGACGGCGCGGGCGCAATTGAGATTGGCGGCGAGCCGTTTTCCACTGTCAACTTCCTCTCGCAGGATGTGGCGACGCTGACCAACAACACCAACATCTTTCTGGGCGATCATACCCTCACGTTTGGTACGCACAACGAGTGGTACGACCTGAACAACCAGTTCATCCCATTCAATTACGGCTGGTACTTTTTCGACAGCGTCGACCAGTTCCGGCAGTCGGCGTGCGCGGCGGCCAATAATCCCGGGAGCATCAGCGGATGTGCGCCCTACGACGCCGACCCGAACGCGGCGGGCTATCAGCGCCCGCAGCCGGCCAACAGCTTTTTGCTGCGTGCGTTCTCGTTGGTCGATGACAACCCGAACACCCCCGGGTTTGAGGAAACGGTGGGCGATGCGACCAGCTTTGCGGGGCAGTTCAATGCGCTCCTCTCGGGCGTCTATGCGCAGGACGAGTGGCAGGTCAACGACCGCCTGCGCCTTACCTACGGGCTGCGCGTCGACTTCCCGTTCATCCTCGACGATCCGCCGTATGCGAATCCGGAGGACCCGCTGGTGCCCAACAATTCGTTGTTGAACCCGCGGAATACGACGCTGCCCACCATCGCCAACTACTACGACCTGCAAGGCGCCCAAGCCGGCGAAGCGCCGAATGCCACGCCGCACTGGGCCCCGCGCTTTGGGTTTAACTGGGACGTGTACGGCGACCAGCGCACGCAGGTGCGCGGCGGCATAGGCGTATTCACCAGTCGCCAGCCGTTTGTGTGGTACGGCGGCATGTTCTTAAACAACGGCGTACTATCTGGGCAGGTCTCAAACTTCGGCCAGAATCCGCTCGATACGGATCTTAGCGATGGCGGTCTTACCGTAGAGGATCCGTGCTGCGGGGGCCGCGCTCCCTCGGAAATCATTCCGAGTGGACGCCTGGAGCTGTTCGAGGACGAATACAAGCTGCCCCGCTTCCTGCGCTACTCGCTGGGGCTCGACCAGCAGCTGCCCGGCGGCTGGGTGGGCACGTTTGAAGGGCAATACACCAACACGCTCTCCAACGTCCTCGTCACCAACGTGAACCTGCTGCCGGCCAATGCGCGCCTCAACGGCCCCGACAACCGTCCGGTGTGGGTGCCCGAGATGTACAACAACGGCGATGTGGGGCCCTTCTCCGAAGGCGTGCGCATCGACAACCGCTATACGGCGGTGCACCGCGTGGGGAATACCGACCGCGGGTACTCCTACAACCTCACGGCGCAGCTTCGCAACACGTACGAAGATGTCTTCGGTACGGACAACGCGATGCGCGTGAATGCGTCGTACACCTACGGCGATTCGTACGTGATCAACGAGGGCACCTCCTCGCAGATCAACTCGCTGTGGGACGGCATGGAAAACGTGAACGGCGCGAACAACCTGGAGCTGTCGCGCTCCGACTTCTCGGTGGGCCACCGCATCCTAGTGCGCACCGATTACCGGCAGGCGTTTGGTGAAAACCTGGCAGCCACCATTGGCCTCACGTATGTGGGGCAGTCGGGCCGCCCGCTGTCGTATATCATCGACAACAGCGAAGACATGGTGCGCTCAAGCATTGACGAGAGCGTCTCGCTCTTTTATGTGCCCCGCACGGCGTCGGCGTTCAACTTTCAGCCGACGACAATTAACGGCGTCACGATAACGCCCCAGCAGCAGGCAGCCGCCCTGGATCAGTTCATTCAGGCCAACGACTACCTGAACCGCCACCGGGGCGAGTACACCGATCGCAACGCCGACCGCACGCCGTTTGAAGGCGTCGTCGACCTCAACTTTAAGCTTGAGGTGGCCGGCGACCTGGTAGGGCGTACGCAGTCGCTGGAGATCACGGCCGACATCTTCAACTTCTCCTCCATGCTGGGCGACATCTTTGGCACCGACTGGGGCGAGCGCTTTCAAACGCCCAGCTCGTTCTCGCCGGTGCAGTTTGAAGGGTTTGTGGATCCGCCCGGCGACGGCAACGGCACGATGGACCTGACGCCGGTGTACACGGCGGAAGTGGTGCAGGTGGCCGATACCAACGGCGATGGCACCCCCGATGCGTTCAACGGCGCAATCAGCCAGGATGCGCTGTTCGATAAGTTGCGCACCGGCTCCACCTACAGCTCGCAGTGGCAAATGCGCCTGGGCGTGCGGTACACCTTCTAA
- a CDS encoding DMT family transporter: MATTATPTQTSRGVWYMIGAAFFWSLMSACVKWAGHMLPSQQIVLVRAVVTLAYSYVLLRWSDVDVWGHNKPLLWLRGLLGFGALSCFFFALTVLPLADATVIHYTNPVLTALIAAPVLGESLRRQEMLGALLSLTGVVCIAQPAFLFGTADLNPLHVGIALLGALLAASAYVVVRRLRATEHPLVVVFYFPLVATLGSVPTTALVADLVWPSWLTWIVLLVGVGGCAQVAQVLLTKGLHAERAGRAMSISYLQIVFAACWGFLLFQEVPDVWTGAGAALVVSGTLLVTQA, from the coding sequence ATGGCCACCACCGCTACGCCCACGCAAACCTCACGCGGCGTCTGGTACATGATTGGCGCTGCATTTTTTTGGAGCCTCATGAGTGCCTGCGTAAAGTGGGCCGGTCATATGCTCCCGAGCCAGCAGATTGTGCTCGTGCGTGCCGTTGTGACGTTGGCGTACAGCTACGTTTTGCTGCGGTGGAGCGACGTCGATGTGTGGGGCCACAACAAGCCCCTTCTTTGGCTGCGTGGCCTTTTGGGGTTTGGGGCGCTCAGTTGCTTCTTTTTCGCCCTCACGGTGCTCCCCCTGGCCGATGCTACCGTCATTCATTACACCAACCCGGTGCTCACGGCGCTCATCGCGGCCCCCGTGCTGGGCGAGTCGCTGCGGCGACAGGAAATGTTAGGTGCGCTGCTAAGCCTCACGGGCGTCGTGTGCATTGCGCAGCCCGCGTTTCTCTTTGGCACCGCCGACCTTAACCCGCTGCACGTAGGCATTGCGCTGCTTGGGGCGCTCCTTGCGGCGTCGGCCTATGTGGTGGTACGCCGGCTGCGCGCTACCGAGCATCCGCTGGTGGTGGTGTTCTACTTTCCGCTGGTGGCTACGCTGGGCTCGGTGCCCACCACCGCGCTTGTTGCCGATTTGGTGTGGCCGTCGTGGCTCACGTGGATCGTGCTGCTGGTGGGCGTGGGTGGGTGCGCTCAGGTGGCGCAGGTGCTCCTCACCAAGGGGCTGCATGCCGAGCGCGCCGGGCGGGCCATGTCCATCTCGTACCTTCAAATCGTGTTTGCCGCGTGCTGGGGCTTTCTGCTGTTCCAGGAAGTGCCGGACGTGTGGACGGGCGCGGGCGCCGCGTTGGTGGTGAGCGGCACGCTGCTTGTCACCCAAGCATAA
- a CDS encoding helical backbone metal receptor — MPDAPAPFPYHTTDALGRAVSLAQPPERIVSLVPSQTELLAALDVGERVVGITRFCERPEHWREEKILVGGTKQVDPEAVAACRPDLIIANKEENTPDDVSALAEEAPVYVTDVATVPAACAMMRAVGRLVDRAAAADRLAARVADGFAALDVQDTLRAAYFIWRDPWMTVGGDTFIHDVMQRAGLRNVFADTTRYPEVTLDAVRAAAPDVVLCSSEPFPFHQKPRFTEDMRDAVEAPVHVVDGQLFSWYGARLLHAPSYLQALRAALAAGNAPRLLLHDVPQSA, encoded by the coding sequence ATGCCTGATGCCCCGGCCCCATTTCCGTACCACACCACCGATGCGCTGGGCCGCGCGGTATCGCTTGCGCAGCCGCCCGAACGCATCGTATCGTTGGTGCCCAGCCAAACGGAGCTGCTGGCCGCGCTGGACGTGGGCGAGCGGGTGGTGGGCATCACGCGCTTTTGCGAGCGGCCGGAGCACTGGCGCGAGGAAAAAATTTTGGTGGGCGGCACAAAGCAGGTCGATCCCGAAGCGGTGGCCGCGTGCCGCCCGGACCTCATCATTGCCAACAAGGAGGAAAACACGCCGGACGACGTGTCGGCCCTCGCGGAGGAAGCGCCCGTGTACGTCACCGACGTGGCGACGGTCCCCGCGGCCTGCGCGATGATGCGGGCCGTGGGCCGGCTGGTGGATCGTGCCGCAGCGGCCGACCGGCTGGCCGCGCGCGTGGCAGACGGATTCGCCGCGCTTGACGTGCAAGACACGCTGCGGGCGGCCTATTTCATCTGGCGCGATCCGTGGATGACGGTGGGCGGCGATACGTTCATCCACGATGTGATGCAGCGCGCGGGCCTTCGCAATGTGTTTGCCGATACGACGCGCTACCCCGAGGTGACGCTCGATGCCGTGCGCGCCGCCGCGCCCGATGTGGTGCTGTGCAGCAGCGAGCCGTTTCCGTTTCACCAAAAGCCGCGCTTTACGGAGGACATGCGCGATGCCGTGGAGGCGCCGGTCCATGTGGTAGATGGCCAACTGTTCTCGTGGTACGGCGCCCGCTTGCTGCACGCGCCGTCGTACCTCCAGGCGCTCCGCGCGGCCCTCGCCGCGGGCAATGCCCCGCGCCTGCTGCTCCACGACGTCCCCCAATCCGCTTGA